Proteins from a genomic interval of Lelliottia amnigena:
- the ureD gene encoding urease accessory protein UreD produces the protein MQGTPAKKHTHGWQASLALQFCHTPEKTVLHSARHVGPLTVQRPFYPEEETCHLYLLHPPGGIVGGDELNISVQLEPNSHALITMPGASKFYRSSGPQARLNQHFFIEENATLEWLPQDTIFFPGANAALQSVFHLHHSSTLLAWELFCLGRPVINETFSHGTIESRLEVWLDDEPLLIERQHLADGDLAPVSSQPWIGTLLCYPASEALLESVREKLVTLDNFAGATLTDGLLSVRFLSHDNLICQRAMREIWQCLRPHVIAKAPHSPRIWQT, from the coding sequence TTGCAGGGCACACCAGCAAAAAAGCACACCCACGGCTGGCAGGCTTCGCTCGCGTTGCAGTTTTGTCACACCCCTGAAAAAACGGTTCTGCACTCGGCGCGACACGTCGGCCCGCTCACCGTTCAACGCCCATTTTATCCCGAAGAAGAGACCTGCCACTTGTACCTGTTGCATCCTCCGGGCGGCATTGTCGGTGGCGATGAACTCAACATTTCCGTACAGCTTGAACCAAACAGCCATGCGCTTATCACCATGCCCGGTGCCAGCAAGTTCTATCGTAGCAGCGGTCCGCAGGCACGTCTGAATCAGCACTTCTTTATAGAAGAGAACGCCACGCTGGAATGGCTGCCGCAGGACACGATCTTTTTTCCCGGTGCCAACGCCGCTTTGCAATCTGTGTTTCACCTGCATCACTCCAGCACGCTGCTGGCCTGGGAGCTGTTCTGTCTGGGCCGCCCGGTGATTAATGAAACCTTTAGCCACGGCACCATTGAAAGCCGGCTGGAGGTATGGCTGGACGATGAACCACTGTTAATTGAGCGCCAGCATCTTGCCGATGGCGATCTCGCGCCCGTGTCCAGTCAGCCGTGGATCGGCACGCTACTGTGCTATCCGGCCAGCGAGGCATTGCTGGAAAGCGTGCGGGAAAAACTCGTCACGCTGGATAATTTTGCGGGCGCGACACTCACCGATGGCCTGCTGTCGGTGCGCTTTCTTTCGCACGACAACCTGATTTGCCAGCGGGCGATGCGCGAAATCTGGCAATGTCTTCGCCCGCACGTCATCGCCAAAGCGCCCCACTCGCCCCGAATCTGGCAGACCTGA
- the ureA gene encoding urease subunit gamma, with product MELTPREKDKLLLFTAALVAERRLARGVTLNYPESVALISAFIMEGARDGQTVAELMEAGRHVLTRAQVMEGVPEMIPDIQVEATFPDGSKLVTVHNPIV from the coding sequence ATGGAACTGACCCCAAGAGAAAAAGACAAGCTGTTGCTGTTTACCGCCGCGCTGGTCGCGGAACGTCGCCTGGCCCGAGGCGTCACGCTCAATTACCCGGAATCGGTCGCGCTGATCAGTGCCTTCATTATGGAAGGGGCCCGCGACGGACAAACCGTGGCGGAACTCATGGAAGCCGGTCGTCATGTGCTGACGCGCGCGCAGGTGATGGAAGGCGTGCCGGAAATGATCCCGGATATTCAGGTGGAAGCCACGTTTCCGGATGGATCAAAGCTCGTCACCGTTCACAATCCGATCGTATAG
- the ureB gene encoding urease subunit beta, whose translation MIPGEYQIKPGQIAINAGRETQSTIVENHGDRPIQVGSHYHFYEVNPALKFDREATKGYRLNIPAGTAVRFEPGQKREVTLVLVAGAQRIFGFRGDVMGGLEIKNG comes from the coding sequence ATGATCCCAGGCGAATATCAGATCAAACCCGGGCAGATCGCCATCAACGCGGGGCGTGAAACCCAAAGTACGATCGTCGAGAATCATGGCGACCGACCGATCCAGGTGGGGTCCCATTACCATTTTTACGAGGTCAATCCCGCGCTGAAATTTGATCGCGAAGCCACAAAAGGCTATCGCCTCAATATTCCTGCCGGTACCGCCGTGCGCTTTGAGCCGGGGCAAAAACGTGAAGTAACGCTGGTGTTGGTCGCTGGCGCACAACGCATTTTCGGTTTTCGCGGCGACGTGATGGGCGGTCTGGAGATAAAAAATGGCTGA
- the ureC gene encoding urease subunit alpha produces the protein MAEISRQAYADMFGPTTGDKVRLADTDLWIEVENDLTIYGEEVKFGGGKVIRDGMGQGQMTAQDCVDLVLTNALIVDHWGIVKADIGVKDGRIFAVGKAGNPDIQPGVTIPIGAATEVIAAEGKIVTAGGIDTHIHWICPQQAEEALVSGVTTMIGGGTGPAAGTNATTCTPGPWYIARMLQAADTLPVNIGLLGKGNGSNPDALREQIAAGAIGLKIHEDWGSTPATINCSLSVAEEMDIQVALHSDTLNEAGFVEDTLAAIDGRTIHTFHTEGAGGGHAPDIITACAHPNILPSSTNPTLPYTVNTIDEHLDMLMVCHHLDPDIAEDVAFAESRIRRETIAAEDVLHDIGAFSLTSSDSQAMGRVGEVIIRTWQVAHRMKVQRGALAEESGDNDNFRVKRYVAKYTINPALTHGIAHEVGSIEAGKLADLVVWSPAFFGVKPASIVKGGMIACAPMGDINASIPTPQPVHYRPMFGSLGAARHATRLTFISQAADANRIPQQLNLQSAIAVVKGCRTVKKADMIHNGLQPNITVDAQTYEVRIDGELITSEPADVLPMAQRYFLF, from the coding sequence ATGGCTGAGATTTCACGCCAGGCGTATGCCGACATGTTCGGTCCAACGACGGGCGACAAAGTACGCCTGGCCGATACAGACCTGTGGATTGAGGTCGAAAACGATCTCACGATCTACGGTGAAGAAGTGAAGTTCGGCGGCGGAAAAGTGATCCGTGACGGCATGGGCCAGGGGCAAATGACGGCGCAGGACTGTGTGGATCTGGTGCTGACCAACGCACTGATCGTCGATCACTGGGGGATCGTGAAGGCGGATATCGGCGTCAAAGACGGCAGGATCTTTGCCGTGGGCAAAGCCGGTAATCCCGATATTCAGCCCGGCGTGACAATCCCGATTGGTGCCGCGACCGAAGTGATCGCCGCCGAAGGCAAGATCGTCACCGCAGGCGGGATCGACACGCACATCCACTGGATCTGCCCGCAGCAGGCGGAAGAAGCGCTGGTTTCCGGTGTCACCACCATGATTGGCGGTGGAACAGGCCCGGCGGCCGGCACGAATGCCACCACCTGCACGCCAGGGCCGTGGTATATCGCGCGTATGCTCCAGGCGGCGGATACGCTGCCCGTCAATATAGGTCTGCTCGGCAAAGGCAACGGCTCGAATCCTGACGCGCTACGCGAGCAAATCGCAGCAGGAGCAATTGGCCTTAAAATTCACGAGGACTGGGGGTCCACGCCTGCGACGATCAACTGCTCGTTAAGCGTTGCCGAGGAGATGGACATTCAGGTGGCGCTGCACAGCGACACGCTGAACGAGGCGGGTTTTGTCGAGGACACGCTGGCCGCCATTGACGGTCGCACCATTCATACGTTTCATACCGAAGGCGCGGGCGGCGGTCATGCCCCCGATATTATCACTGCCTGCGCGCACCCCAATATTTTGCCCTCCTCCACCAATCCCACGCTGCCGTACACGGTAAATACCATCGACGAGCATCTGGACATGCTGATGGTCTGCCATCACCTCGATCCCGATATCGCCGAAGACGTGGCATTCGCGGAATCACGCATTCGCCGAGAAACCATCGCCGCAGAAGATGTCCTGCACGATATCGGCGCATTCTCGCTTACATCATCGGATTCACAAGCCATGGGGCGCGTCGGGGAAGTGATTATCCGCACCTGGCAGGTCGCGCATCGGATGAAGGTGCAACGCGGTGCGCTGGCCGAAGAATCCGGCGATAACGACAACTTCCGCGTGAAGCGTTACGTCGCGAAATACACCATCAATCCAGCGCTGACGCACGGCATCGCCCATGAGGTCGGCTCCATTGAGGCGGGAAAACTGGCGGATCTGGTGGTCTGGTCACCCGCCTTCTTTGGCGTGAAGCCCGCTTCGATTGTGAAAGGCGGGATGATTGCCTGTGCGCCGATGGGCGATATCAACGCGTCCATACCTACGCCGCAGCCCGTGCATTATCGCCCGATGTTTGGCTCGCTGGGCGCGGCACGTCATGCCACGCGCCTGACGTTTATTTCACAAGCCGCGGACGCCAACCGCATCCCGCAACAGCTCAATCTGCAAAGCGCGATTGCGGTCGTGAAAGGCTGCCGCACGGTGAAAAAAGCCGACATGATCCACAACGGTCTGCAACCGAATATCACCGTTGACGCGCAAACCTACGAGGTGCGTATCGACGGCGAACTCATTACCAGCGAGCCGGCAGACGTTTTGCCGATGGCGCAACGTTATTTTCTGTTCTGA
- the ureE gene encoding urease accessory protein ureE produces MITLTQRLDHAHTVTASVTLPIDIRVKSRAKVELNDGREAGLMLPRGLLLRGGDLLSTDDGSEIIEVIAAQESVSVVRCADPYLLARACYHLGNRHVPLQILPGELRYHHDHVLDDMLRQFDLDVTFAHLPFEPEAGAYTSDAHSHSHAHSH; encoded by the coding sequence ATGATCACCTTAACCCAACGCCTTGACCATGCGCACACTGTGACCGCCAGCGTCACGCTACCGATTGATATCCGGGTGAAAAGCCGCGCCAAAGTGGAACTGAATGATGGCCGCGAAGCGGGTCTGATGCTGCCGCGCGGTCTGCTGTTACGCGGGGGGGATTTACTCTCCACGGATGACGGTAGCGAGATTATCGAAGTGATCGCCGCACAAGAATCCGTGTCCGTCGTGCGCTGTGCCGATCCTTATCTCCTCGCCCGCGCCTGTTATCACCTCGGCAACCGTCACGTGCCGCTACAAATCCTGCCCGGCGAGCTGCGCTATCACCACGATCACGTCCTTGACGATATGCTGCGTCAGTTTGATCTCGACGTCACTTTCGCGCATCTGCCGTTTGAACCGGAAGCCGGAGCCTATACCAGCGACGCCCACAGCCATTCTCACGCGCATTCGCATTAG
- the ureF gene encoding urease accessory protein UreF translates to MEHNRQQLRLMQLSSSSLPVGSFTWSQGLEWAVEAGWITTNAEFKRWQIQQMEQSFFCVDLPLFIRLYRACEQNDAVSAKRWTAYLLACRETRELREEERNRGAAFTRLIKSWEPDCPQEWLPLFAQSQLCGLAWLGVRWEINAHELALSLGYSWIESAVMAGVKLVPFGQQAAQQLIIELSDHFAAGLEHAWRRGDEELGAATPLSAIASARHETQYSRLFRS, encoded by the coding sequence ATGGAACACAACCGCCAGCAGTTGCGCCTGATGCAGCTTTCCAGCAGCAGTTTGCCGGTGGGGTCGTTCACCTGGTCACAGGGGCTGGAATGGGCGGTAGAAGCGGGCTGGATTACGACCAATGCTGAGTTTAAGCGCTGGCAGATCCAGCAGATGGAACAGAGTTTTTTCTGCGTCGATTTGCCGCTGTTCATCCGCCTGTATCGCGCCTGTGAGCAGAACGACGCGGTGAGCGCCAAACGCTGGACTGCGTATCTGCTGGCCTGTCGCGAAACGCGCGAGCTGCGCGAAGAAGAACGCAACCGCGGTGCCGCGTTTACCCGACTGATTAAAAGCTGGGAACCCGACTGCCCGCAAGAATGGCTGCCGCTGTTTGCGCAAAGTCAGCTGTGTGGTTTGGCGTGGCTGGGCGTGCGCTGGGAAATAAACGCACACGAACTGGCGCTGAGCCTGGGCTATAGCTGGATCGAAAGCGCGGTGATGGCGGGCGTCAAACTGGTGCCATTCGGGCAACAGGCTGCGCAGCAGTTGATCATAGAGCTGAGCGACCATTTTGCCGCTGGGCTTGAACACGCGTGGCGACGCGGCGATGAGGAGCTGGGCGCAGCAACGCCGCTTTCAGCCATTGCGTCGGCACGTCACGAAACACAATATTCACGGTTATTCCGATCATGA
- the ureG gene encoding urease accessory protein UreG — protein MAEYKHPLRVGVGGPVGSGKTALLEALCKAMRDQYQLAVVTNDIYTKEDQRILTEAGALEPDRIVGVETGGCPHTAIREDASMNLAAVEALSEKFGNLDLIFVESGGDNLSATFSPELADLTIYVIDVAEGEKIPRKGGPGITKSDFLVINKTDLAPYVGASLEVMERDTNRMRGERPWTFTNLKVGDGLSKIIGFLEDKGMLKV, from the coding sequence ATGGCTGAATATAAACATCCCCTGCGCGTTGGCGTGGGCGGCCCGGTGGGTTCGGGCAAAACCGCACTTCTGGAAGCGCTGTGCAAAGCAATGCGTGACCAATACCAGCTGGCGGTGGTGACCAACGATATTTACACCAAAGAGGATCAGCGCATCCTGACCGAAGCGGGCGCGCTGGAGCCGGATCGGATCGTCGGAGTGGAAACGGGAGGCTGTCCGCATACCGCGATTCGCGAAGATGCGTCGATGAATCTCGCCGCCGTCGAAGCGCTCAGCGAAAAGTTCGGCAATTTGGATCTGATTTTTGTCGAAAGCGGCGGTGATAACTTAAGCGCAACGTTTAGCCCGGAGCTGGCGGATCTGACGATTTACGTCATCGACGTGGCGGAAGGCGAAAAGATCCCGCGTAAAGGCGGGCCGGGGATCACGAAATCCGATTTTCTGGTGATCAACAAAACCGATCTGGCACCTTACGTGGGCGCATCGCTGGAGGTCATGGAACGGGATACGAACCGGATGCGCGGCGAACGCCCGTGGACGTTTACCAATCTGAAAGTTGGCGACGGTCTGAGTAAGATTATTGGATTTTTGGAAGACAAAGGAATGTTGAAGGTGTAA
- the gcp gene encoding DNA-binding/iron metalloprotein/AP endonuclease, with product MRVLGIETSCDETGIAIYDDEKGLLANQLYSQVKLHADYGGVVPELASRDHVRKTVPLIQAALKESGLTAKDIDAVAYTAGPGLVGALLVGATIGRSLAFAWDVPAIPVHHMEGHLLAPMLEDNPPEFPFVALLVSGGHTQLISVTGIGEYELLGESIDDAAGEAFDKTAKLLGLDYPGGPMLSKLASQGVEKRFVFPRPMTDRPGLDFSFSGLKTFAANTIRNNENDDQTRADIARAFEDAVVDTLMIKCKRALDQTGFKRLVMAGGVSANRTLRTRLAEMMQKRRGEVFYARPEFCTDNGAMIAYAGMVRVKGGATADLSVSVRPRWPLAELPAA from the coding sequence ATGCGTGTACTGGGTATTGAAACATCCTGCGATGAAACCGGCATCGCCATTTACGACGACGAAAAAGGCCTGTTAGCCAACCAACTGTATAGTCAGGTGAAATTGCACGCTGATTACGGCGGAGTGGTGCCTGAACTGGCTTCTCGTGACCATGTGCGTAAAACGGTTCCGCTGATTCAGGCGGCGTTAAAAGAGTCGGGGTTAACCGCGAAAGATATCGATGCAGTCGCCTACACCGCAGGCCCTGGCCTGGTGGGTGCACTTTTGGTGGGCGCGACGATTGGACGCTCGCTGGCGTTTGCGTGGGATGTGCCTGCCATTCCGGTTCACCACATGGAAGGGCACCTTCTGGCACCGATGCTCGAAGACAATCCTCCGGAATTCCCGTTTGTGGCGCTGCTGGTGTCTGGCGGTCATACCCAGCTTATCAGCGTGACGGGTATTGGCGAGTATGAACTGCTGGGCGAGTCCATCGATGATGCCGCCGGTGAAGCATTCGACAAAACCGCCAAACTGCTCGGCCTGGATTATCCTGGCGGCCCGATGCTCTCTAAACTGGCGTCGCAGGGTGTCGAAAAACGCTTTGTCTTTCCGCGTCCGATGACCGATCGTCCAGGGCTGGATTTCAGCTTCTCCGGTCTGAAAACCTTTGCTGCGAACACGATCCGCAATAACGAAAACGACGATCAGACCCGCGCTGATATCGCTCGCGCTTTTGAAGATGCCGTCGTGGATACGTTGATGATCAAGTGCAAACGCGCGCTGGATCAGACCGGCTTTAAGCGTCTGGTGATGGCGGGTGGCGTCAGCGCTAACCGCACGTTGCGGACCCGGCTGGCGGAGATGATGCAAAAACGTCGCGGTGAAGTGTTTTACGCGCGTCCGGAGTTTTGTACCGATAACGGTGCCATGATCGCCTATGCGGGTATGGTGCGCGTGAAAGGCGGTGCGACGGCCGATTTGAGCGTGTCAGTGCGTCCGCGCTGGCCGCTGGCGGAGCTGCCAGCAGCGTAA
- the rpsU gene encoding 30S ribosomal protein S21, protein MPVIKVRENEPFDVALRRFKRSCEKAGVLAEVRRREFYEKPTTERKRAKASAVKRHAKKLARENARRTRLY, encoded by the coding sequence ATGCCGGTAATTAAAGTACGTGAAAACGAGCCGTTCGACGTAGCACTGCGTCGCTTCAAGCGTTCATGCGAGAAAGCAGGTGTTCTGGCGGAAGTTCGTCGTCGTGAGTTCTATGAAAAACCGACTACCGAACGTAAACGCGCTAAAGCTTCTGCTGTGAAACGTCACGCGAAGAAACTGGCTCGCGAAAACGCACGCCGTACTCGTCTGTACTAA
- the dnaG gene encoding DNA primase: protein MAGRIPRVFINDLLARTDIVDLIDARVKLKKQGKNYHACCPFHNEKTPSFTVNGEKQFYHCFGCGAHGNAVDFLMNYDKLEFVETVEELAAMHNLEVPYEAGSGPTQIERHQRQTLYQLMEGLNSFYQQSLKQSAAEPARQYLNQRGLSDDVIARFAIGYAPPGWDNVLKRFGGNSEDRKSLIDAGMLVTNDQGRSYDRFRERVMFPIRDKRGRVIGFGGRVLGDALPKYLNSPETDIFHKGRQLYGLYEAQQDNAEPRRLLVVEGYMDVVALAQFDINYAVASLGTSTTADHIQLLFRATNNVICCYDGDRAGREAAWRALETALPYMTDGRQLRFMFLPDGEDPDTLVRKEGKEAFEARMELAQPLSTFLFNSLMPQVDLSTPDGRAQLSTLALPLITQVPGETLRIYLRQELGNKLGILDDSQLERLMPKLSENGAVRPAPQLKRTTMRILIGLLVQNPELAPQVPSLVGLNHEKLPGLGLFSELVNTCLSQPGLTTGQLLEHYRGTKESATLEKLSMWDDIADKDIAEKTFTDSLNHMFDSMLELRQEELIARERTHGLSSEERRELWMLNQELAKK, encoded by the coding sequence ATGGCTGGACGAATTCCACGCGTTTTCATCAATGACCTGTTGGCCAGAACCGACATCGTCGATCTCATCGACGCGCGGGTAAAGCTAAAAAAACAGGGCAAGAACTACCACGCGTGCTGTCCGTTCCATAACGAAAAAACCCCCTCTTTCACCGTAAATGGTGAAAAACAGTTTTACCACTGCTTCGGCTGTGGCGCACACGGTAACGCCGTCGATTTTTTGATGAACTACGACAAACTTGAGTTCGTAGAAACCGTCGAAGAACTGGCCGCAATGCATAACCTTGAAGTGCCTTATGAAGCGGGCAGCGGTCCAACACAGATAGAGCGCCATCAACGGCAAACGCTGTATCAGTTGATGGAAGGCCTGAATTCTTTTTACCAACAGTCTTTGAAGCAATCTGCCGCTGAGCCTGCGCGTCAATATTTGAACCAGCGCGGATTAAGCGACGACGTTATTGCGCGTTTCGCTATTGGTTACGCCCCTCCCGGCTGGGACAACGTGTTAAAGCGTTTTGGCGGCAATAGCGAAGATCGTAAATCGTTGATCGATGCGGGCATGCTGGTCACCAACGACCAGGGACGAAGCTACGACCGCTTCCGCGAGCGGGTGATGTTCCCCATTCGCGATAAGCGAGGCCGGGTGATTGGGTTTGGTGGACGCGTGCTGGGCGATGCCCTGCCGAAATACCTCAACTCCCCGGAAACCGATATTTTCCACAAAGGTCGCCAGCTTTATGGCCTTTATGAAGCCCAACAGGATAATGCTGAACCCCGGCGTTTACTGGTGGTCGAAGGCTATATGGACGTGGTTGCACTGGCACAGTTCGATATCAACTACGCGGTCGCGTCGTTGGGAACGTCCACCACTGCCGACCACATTCAGCTGCTGTTCAGAGCGACGAATAACGTTATCTGTTGTTACGACGGAGACCGTGCCGGACGCGAAGCCGCCTGGCGCGCCCTGGAAACGGCACTGCCTTATATGACCGATGGGCGTCAGTTACGCTTTATGTTCCTGCCCGACGGTGAAGATCCCGATACGCTGGTGCGTAAAGAAGGCAAAGAGGCGTTCGAAGCGCGGATGGAGCTGGCTCAGCCGCTCTCCACGTTTTTGTTTAACAGCCTGATGCCGCAGGTAGATTTGAGCACGCCAGATGGCCGTGCGCAGCTCAGTACGCTGGCGCTGCCGTTGATTACTCAGGTTCCAGGCGAAACGCTACGTATCTATTTGCGACAGGAACTCGGCAACAAGCTTGGCATTCTGGATGACAGCCAGCTTGAACGTTTAATGCCGAAACTGTCTGAAAACGGCGCGGTTCGCCCCGCTCCACAGCTAAAACGCACAACCATGCGTATACTGATAGGGTTACTGGTTCAAAACCCGGAATTGGCACCGCAAGTGCCGTCGCTGGTCGGATTGAATCATGAGAAGTTGCCCGGGCTCGGTTTATTTTCAGAACTGGTTAACACCTGTTTGTCACAGCCAGGACTGACCACCGGACAGCTTTTAGAGCATTATCGCGGCACAAAAGAGTCCGCAACCCTTGAAAAACTGTCGATGTGGGACGATATAGCAGATAAGGATATTGCAGAAAAAACGTTCACCGACTCGCTGAACCATATGTTTGATTCGATGCTTGAGCTGCGCCAGGAAGAGTTAATCGCTCGCGAGCGCACACACGGTTTAAGCAGCGAAGAACGCCGGGAACTCTGGATGTTAAACCAGGAACTGGCCAAGAAATAA
- the rpoD gene encoding RNA polymerase sigma factor rpoD, whose product MEQNPQSQLKLLVQRGKEQGYLTYAEVNDHLPEDIVDSDQIEDIIQMINDMGIQVMEEAPDADDLLLAENSNNTDEDAEEAAAQVLSSVESEIGRTTDPVRMYMREMGTVELLTREGEIDIAKRIEDGINQVQCSVAEYPEAITYLLEQYDRVEAEEARLSDIITGFVDPNAEEEVAPTATHVGSELTKEEREENEEEDEEDEEEEDDNSIDPELAREKFGELRTQYELARDTIKAKGRSHAAAKEEIQKLSDVFKQFRLVPKQFDYLVNSMRVMMDRVRTQERIIMKLCVEQCKMPKKNFITLFTGNETSETWFNAAIAMNKPWSEKLHDVSDDVQRGLQKLRQIEEETGLTIEQVKDINRRMSIGEAKARRAKKEMVEANLRLVISIAKKYTNRGLQFLDLIQEGNIGLMKAVDKFEYRRGYKFSTYATWWIRQAITRSIADQARTIRIPVHMIETINKLNRISRQMLQEMGREPTPEELAERMLMPEDKIRKVLKIAKEPISMETPIGDDEDSHLGDFIEDTTLELPLDSATTESLRAATHDVLAGLTAREAKVLRMRFGIDMNTDHTLEEVGKQFDVTRERIRQIEAKALRKLRHPSRSEVLRSFLDD is encoded by the coding sequence ATGGAGCAAAACCCGCAGTCACAGCTGAAACTTCTTGTCCAACGCGGTAAGGAGCAAGGCTATCTGACCTATGCCGAGGTCAATGACCATCTGCCGGAAGATATCGTCGATTCAGATCAAATCGAAGACATCATCCAAATGATCAATGACATGGGTATTCAGGTGATGGAAGAAGCACCCGATGCCGATGATCTGTTGCTGGCTGAAAACTCCAACAACACCGATGAAGACGCTGAAGAAGCCGCTGCACAGGTTCTGTCCAGCGTTGAATCTGAAATCGGTCGTACCACTGACCCGGTGCGCATGTACATGCGCGAAATGGGTACCGTTGAGCTGCTGACCCGTGAAGGCGAAATCGACATCGCGAAACGCATCGAAGACGGGATCAATCAGGTTCAGTGTTCTGTTGCCGAGTACCCGGAAGCGATCACCTATCTGCTGGAACAGTACGATCGCGTAGAGGCTGAAGAGGCGCGTCTTTCCGACATCATCACCGGTTTCGTCGATCCTAACGCTGAAGAAGAAGTCGCTCCGACTGCTACTCACGTTGGCTCTGAGCTCACTAAAGAAGAGCGCGAAGAGAACGAGGAAGAAGACGAAGAAGACGAAGAAGAAGAAGACGACAACAGCATCGATCCTGAGCTGGCTCGCGAGAAGTTTGGCGAACTGCGTACGCAGTACGAACTGGCCCGCGACACCATCAAAGCGAAAGGCCGTAGTCACGCCGCTGCGAAGGAAGAGATCCAGAAGCTGTCTGACGTGTTCAAGCAGTTCCGCCTGGTGCCTAAGCAGTTTGATTACCTGGTCAACAGCATGCGCGTCATGATGGATCGCGTGCGTACCCAGGAACGCATCATCATGAAACTGTGCGTTGAACAGTGCAAAATGCCGAAGAAAAACTTCATCACACTGTTCACCGGCAACGAAACCAGCGAAACCTGGTTCAACGCCGCTATCGCCATGAACAAACCGTGGTCTGAAAAGCTGCACGACGTCTCTGATGACGTTCAGCGCGGCTTGCAGAAACTGCGTCAGATTGAAGAAGAGACCGGCCTGACCATCGAGCAGGTGAAAGACATCAACCGTCGTATGTCTATCGGCGAAGCGAAAGCCCGTCGTGCGAAGAAAGAGATGGTTGAGGCAAACTTGCGTCTGGTTATTTCTATCGCCAAGAAATACACCAACCGCGGTCTGCAGTTCCTGGATCTGATTCAGGAAGGCAACATCGGTCTGATGAAAGCGGTAGATAAGTTTGAATACCGTCGTGGTTATAAGTTCTCCACCTACGCAACATGGTGGATTCGTCAGGCGATTACCCGCTCTATCGCGGATCAGGCGCGCACCATCCGTATTCCGGTGCATATGATTGAGACAATTAACAAACTCAACCGTATTTCTCGCCAGATGTTGCAAGAGATGGGCCGCGAGCCAACGCCGGAAGAACTGGCTGAACGCATGTTGATGCCGGAAGACAAGATCCGTAAAGTGCTGAAAATCGCGAAAGAGCCAATCTCCATGGAAACGCCAATCGGCGATGATGAAGATTCGCATCTGGGTGATTTCATTGAGGATACCACCCTCGAGCTGCCGCTGGACTCTGCCACCACCGAGAGCCTGCGTGCTGCCACTCACGACGTTCTGGCTGGCCTGACCGCACGTGAAGCGAAAGTCCTGCGTATGCGTTTCGGTATCGACATGAATACCGACCACACGCTGGAAGAAGTGGGTAAACAGTTCGACGTAACGCGCGAACGTATTCGTCAGATCGAAGCGAAGGCACTGCGCAAACTGCGCCACCCAAGCCGCTCTGAAGTTTTACGTAGCTTCCTGGACGATTAA
- the mug gene encoding G/U mismatch-specific DNA glycosylase: protein MINDILAPGLRVVFCGINPGKSSAHTGFHFAHPGNRFWKVIHQAGFTDRLLKPEEEQHLLDTRCGITMLVERPTVQANEVNLHELRSGGRELVKKIEDYQPAALAILGKQAYEQAFSQRGAQWGKQSITIGMTQVWVLPNPSGLNRATLDKLVEAYRELDEALVVRGR, encoded by the coding sequence ATGATCAACGATATTCTTGCGCCCGGGCTACGGGTGGTGTTCTGCGGGATCAACCCGGGTAAGTCATCGGCGCACACGGGTTTTCACTTTGCCCATCCTGGGAATCGCTTCTGGAAGGTGATTCATCAGGCCGGATTTACCGACAGGCTTCTGAAGCCAGAAGAGGAGCAGCATCTGCTGGATACCCGCTGCGGTATTACTATGCTGGTCGAGCGACCCACGGTACAGGCGAATGAGGTGAATCTGCACGAATTGCGCAGCGGCGGCAGGGAATTGGTCAAAAAGATTGAGGACTATCAGCCTGCAGCGCTGGCGATCCTCGGTAAGCAGGCGTATGAGCAGGCGTTTAGTCAGCGCGGGGCGCAATGGGGCAAGCAGAGTATCACGATCGGCATGACCCAGGTGTGGGTGCTGCCCAATCCGAGCGGGCTCAACAGAGCGACGCTGGATAAACTGGTGGAAGCCTATCGGGAACTGGATGAAGCACTGGTGGTGCGGGGAAGATAA
- the ykfI gene encoding YpjF toxin protein: MQTSTVPVTVPVLSRLSPVQVWQQLLTYLLEHHYGLTLNDTPFHDDAAIQEHIEAGITLADAVNFLVERYELVRTDRKGFTWQEQTPFLTATDILRARRATGLINT; this comes from the coding sequence ATGCAAACCTCAACTGTACCGGTCACGGTGCCGGTTTTGTCACGCCTGTCGCCCGTGCAGGTCTGGCAGCAACTGTTAACGTACCTGTTAGAACACCATTACGGTCTGACACTTAACGACACGCCATTCCATGATGACGCGGCCATCCAGGAGCATATCGAAGCGGGAATAACATTGGCTGATGCGGTGAATTTCCTGGTGGAACGTTATGAGCTGGTGCGCACCGACCGCAAAGGATTTACCTGGCAGGAGCAGACGCCATTCCTGACCGCTACCGATATTCTCAGAGCAAGGCGAGCTACCGGATTAATAAACACGTAA